In Parasegetibacter sp. NRK P23, a single genomic region encodes these proteins:
- a CDS encoding HAMP domain-containing sensor histidine kinase, giving the protein MLSTLQNWRTWLAIIAIAIVSGTILYSQYLARKIAGGERTKVLQWVEAGKLLINDSTGISNQLVGLVIADNTDIPIIETNERDSIISFVNIDTFKVRTRPDYLPSLLNKYRSNNDPITWINPSDSTQMNRYYYGSSFLLAEVEYYPIVQLFIVALFILITVLSLQTRNRSVQNQLWAGMAKETAHQLGTPVSSLEGWVEVLKDAPADTNMIREMAKDVERLKLVSDRFGKIGSTPQLEQTDLLAQVNNMVDYIRKRATGKVQFEVSAPEHTLLNAEVSPPLFDWVMENLLKNALDAMDGKGNITVTLLPEGRNIIIEVRDSGKGIPRQHWQKVFAPGFTTKKRGWGLGLSLTKRIVEQFHNGRIFVKQSDASTGTTFRIEMPIQASQEKKSGKAR; this is encoded by the coding sequence ATGCTATCCACTCTTCAGAATTGGCGCACCTGGCTCGCCATCATCGCCATTGCCATTGTTTCGGGCACCATCCTGTATTCCCAGTACCTGGCCAGGAAAATAGCGGGTGGGGAAAGAACAAAAGTGCTGCAATGGGTGGAAGCGGGCAAACTCCTTATTAACGACTCCACCGGCATCAGCAACCAACTGGTAGGGCTGGTGATCGCAGACAATACAGATATTCCCATCATTGAAACAAATGAACGCGACAGCATCATCAGCTTCGTGAACATTGATACCTTCAAAGTAAGGACCCGCCCCGATTACCTTCCATCCTTACTCAATAAGTACCGGAGCAACAATGACCCCATCACCTGGATCAACCCCTCTGATTCCACGCAGATGAACCGGTATTATTATGGTTCTTCCTTCCTGCTCGCCGAAGTGGAATATTACCCGATTGTGCAACTTTTCATCGTTGCGCTCTTTATTCTCATTACCGTTCTTTCCCTTCAAACCAGGAACCGCTCGGTGCAGAACCAGTTATGGGCAGGCATGGCGAAAGAAACGGCACACCAGTTGGGCACGCCGGTATCTTCCCTGGAAGGTTGGGTGGAAGTACTGAAGGATGCCCCGGCAGATACCAATATGATCCGGGAAATGGCCAAAGATGTGGAACGGCTGAAACTGGTGAGCGACCGGTTCGGGAAGATCGGCAGCACCCCACAGTTGGAACAAACGGATTTGTTGGCACAGGTCAACAACATGGTAGACTATATCCGGAAACGCGCCACGGGAAAGGTGCAGTTCGAGGTGAGCGCACCGGAGCATACCCTGCTGAACGCCGAAGTATCCCCTCCCCTTTTTGATTGGGTGATGGAGAATTTGTTGAAGAACGCGCTTGACGCCATGGATGGAAAAGGAAATATTACGGTAACCTTACTGCCTGAGGGGAGAAATATTATTATAGAGGTGAGAGACAGCGGCAAAGGCATTCCGCGCCAGCACTGGCAAAAAGTATTTGCCCCGGGGTTCACCACAAAAAAAAGAGGCTGGGGACTGGGCTTGAGTTTAACCAAACGCATTGTAGAACAGTTCCACAACGGGCGCATCTTCGTGAAACAAAGCGATGCTTCCACGGGCACCACCTTCCGGATTGAAATGCCCATTCAGG
- a CDS encoding glycosyltransferase family 2 protein produces the protein MTRQPSVAVVILNWNGKHHLEKFLPFLEATGYPSMELIVADNASSDASIDFLQANYPQIRLIRLPENYGFAKGYNEALKQVEADYYVLLNSDVEVTPNWLAPMVELLEQDATIAACQPVIKMFADKNRFEYAGAAGGWIDGLGYPFARGRVFDYCEIDTGQYPDSAPIGWAGGAALFIRSTVYRESGGLDPIFFAHQEEIDLCWRIQLMGYRIYVCTASVVYHLGGGTLPKGNERKVYLNFRNNLIMLCKNLPYHTLVYKLPLRFVLDGISAWKSLFAGQRAYFIAIVQAHWYVVRWMLGSKKGNLFPVKRGNLTAGWYKGSIVYQHFVKGKKKFSEIFFS, from the coding sequence TTGACGAGGCAACCATCAGTAGCAGTCGTAATATTGAACTGGAACGGAAAACACCATCTCGAAAAGTTCCTGCCCTTCCTGGAAGCGACAGGTTATCCCAGTATGGAGCTGATCGTGGCTGACAATGCTTCTTCCGATGCGTCAATAGATTTCCTTCAAGCCAATTATCCGCAGATCAGGCTGATCCGTCTTCCCGAAAACTATGGTTTCGCGAAAGGGTACAATGAAGCACTGAAACAGGTGGAAGCCGATTATTATGTATTGCTGAATTCCGATGTGGAGGTAACACCCAACTGGCTGGCGCCAATGGTCGAATTGCTGGAACAGGATGCGACCATTGCCGCCTGTCAGCCGGTAATCAAGATGTTCGCCGACAAAAACCGGTTCGAATACGCCGGTGCCGCTGGCGGTTGGATCGATGGACTGGGTTATCCTTTCGCACGTGGACGTGTTTTTGATTACTGTGAAATTGACACCGGACAATACCCCGATTCCGCACCCATTGGCTGGGCGGGCGGTGCCGCGTTGTTCATCCGTTCAACTGTTTACCGCGAGTCTGGAGGACTGGACCCCATTTTCTTCGCCCACCAGGAGGAGATAGACCTTTGCTGGCGCATCCAGCTGATGGGTTACCGGATCTATGTTTGCACCGCTTCGGTCGTGTACCATTTGGGCGGAGGCACGCTTCCCAAAGGAAATGAACGCAAGGTGTACCTGAATTTCAGGAACAACCTCATCATGCTCTGCAAAAACCTGCCTTACCATACGCTGGTGTACAAATTGCCCTTGCGCTTCGTACTGGATGGCATTTCCGCCTGGAAATCTTTGTTCGCCGGGCAGCGGGCCTATTTCATCGCCATCGTACAGGCCCACTGGTATGTGGTGCGCTGGATGCTGGGCAGCAAGAAAGGGAACCTTTTTCCCGTGAAACGCGGCAACCTTACAGCAGGTTGGTACAAGGGAAGCATTGTATATCAACACTTCGTAAAAGGAAAGAAAAAGTTCAGCGAAATATTTTTCTCGTAA
- a CDS encoding acyltransferase, whose translation MNQAGTTITISKSHYEILDGLRGVAALAVVVFHFMEWVHPDLSKNFIAHGFLAVDFFFCLSGFVIGYAYDDRIQRMGILEFFKARAIRLHPLVVIGSVLGLLAFLFDPFGGSPELYNAGNIILLFVCSALLIPFPVMAERGFNLFGLNAPSWSLFWEYAANIAYALVLCKIKRNTLMVLVILAGIGLSFVSYRAGNLLGGWSGPTFLDGFARIAYSFLAGLLIHRSNWIIRNKLGFAGLAVLLALAFLIPFTSWSWLTELLVVLCYFPLLITLGAGAVLNKSFRKLCLFSGKISYPLYMTHYAVLWLFGNYYTNNQPDGITLIFIIVGGTIFVLVLAYLVMVLADMPIREYLDKKRKAKLMEKNQER comes from the coding sequence ATGAATCAGGCGGGCACAACAATAACAATATCAAAATCTCACTACGAAATACTGGACGGCTTAAGGGGCGTGGCCGCCCTGGCGGTGGTGGTCTTTCATTTTATGGAATGGGTTCACCCTGATTTAAGTAAGAACTTTATCGCGCACGGGTTCCTGGCCGTAGACTTTTTCTTTTGCCTTTCAGGCTTCGTGATCGGATATGCTTATGACGACCGTATACAACGAATGGGCATCCTGGAGTTTTTTAAAGCACGCGCCATCCGGCTGCATCCATTGGTGGTGATCGGATCGGTGCTGGGCTTGCTGGCTTTTTTGTTTGACCCTTTCGGAGGAAGTCCTGAGTTGTACAATGCCGGAAACATCATCCTTCTGTTTGTATGTTCTGCGCTGCTGATCCCCTTTCCGGTAATGGCGGAGCGTGGGTTCAACCTTTTCGGGCTAAATGCTCCATCCTGGTCGTTGTTCTGGGAATATGCGGCCAATATAGCGTATGCTCTGGTGCTTTGTAAAATCAAACGAAATACGCTGATGGTACTGGTTATCCTTGCCGGTATCGGGTTATCTTTTGTTAGCTACCGCGCCGGTAATTTGCTGGGTGGATGGAGTGGACCGACTTTTTTGGATGGCTTTGCAAGGATTGCCTACTCTTTTCTTGCGGGTCTTCTTATCCATCGTTCCAACTGGATCATCCGCAACAAATTGGGTTTCGCAGGCCTGGCCGTATTGCTCGCCCTGGCTTTTCTGATACCCTTCACATCATGGAGCTGGCTAACGGAACTGTTGGTGGTATTGTGTTATTTTCCACTGCTGATCACATTGGGCGCGGGAGCCGTTTTAAACAAGTCATTCAGAAAACTGTGTTTGTTTTCAGGAAAAATATCCTACCCTTTGTATATGACACACTATGCCGTATTATGGCTATTCGGCAACTACTATACCAATAATCAGCCGGATGGCATAACCCTTATTTTCATCATTGTTGGAGGAACAATATTCGTGCTGGTATTGGCTTACCTGGTGATGGTGCTGGCCGATATGCCGATACGGGAATACCTGGATAAAAAAAGAAAAGCGAAACTGATGGAAAAGAACCAGGAGAGATAA
- a CDS encoding Crp/Fnr family transcriptional regulator, with translation MAVVKMKNAPVALLDSDNRCHVADFIASLYPVSDQYKKLLSDKIFLRSLKKGEMLVKKGEVCSFICFIRSGLIRGFIEYSKGDITTWISCENELVTSITGFFKNQPAKENIQAIENCIVECIHAEDLMLLYEQCPEQHIITRLVLENYYQDAEARAFIARLPTAMEKYDALFLSDSYRNILQRAPLKYIASFLGIRIETLSRLRQQKSQGK, from the coding sequence ATGGCAGTTGTAAAAATGAAGAATGCTCCGGTTGCTTTGTTGGATAGCGATAACCGTTGCCATGTAGCAGACTTCATTGCAAGCCTTTACCCCGTTTCGGACCAATATAAAAAATTGCTGAGCGACAAGATTTTCCTGCGTTCACTAAAGAAAGGAGAGATGCTGGTGAAGAAAGGAGAAGTGTGTTCTTTTATTTGTTTTATCCGCAGCGGACTGATCCGCGGATTCATTGAGTACAGCAAGGGCGACATCACCACCTGGATCAGTTGCGAAAATGAACTCGTTACTTCCATTACCGGCTTCTTTAAAAACCAGCCCGCCAAAGAGAACATCCAGGCCATCGAAAACTGTATCGTTGAATGTATTCACGCAGAGGACCTCATGTTGTTGTATGAACAATGTCCGGAACAACACATCATCACAAGGCTGGTACTGGAAAATTATTACCAGGACGCGGAAGCAAGAGCCTTTATCGCCCGTCTTCCCACGGCCATGGAGAAGTACGATGCGCTTTTTCTTTCCGATAGTTACCGGAACATTCTTCAGCGTGCGCCTCTAAAATATATTGCTTCCTTCCTGGGCATCCGGATCGAAACGCTGAGCAGGCTTCGTCAGCAGAAAAGCCAGGGGAAATAA
- a CDS encoding alpha/beta hydrolase family protein: protein MSSNSFKRIILPAIALLIIQSSSFAASVDTLLTYSPSMKKHIKAAVIKPSGYKPGAKIPVVYLLHGYSDNYSGWLSKAKGFEKAADLHNMLIVCPDGGFSSWYWDSPIDPSYQYETYITKELIPFIDSAFSTISNRKGRAITGLSMGGHGALYLAFRHQDLFGAAGSMSGGVDIRPFPNNWEMTKRIGKYSEHPEYWEQHTVMNQLHLLTPNALDIMIDCGTGDFFYDVNMKLHEALLYRNIPHDFLTRPGVHNWAYWLNAVQYQLLFMHNYFQKAAATP from the coding sequence ATGAGCAGCAACTCATTTAAAAGAATCATCCTTCCGGCAATAGCCCTTTTAATTATCCAGTCTTCTTCCTTCGCGGCTTCAGTGGATACCCTCCTTACCTACAGCCCTTCCATGAAAAAACACATCAAGGCGGCGGTGATCAAACCATCCGGTTACAAACCAGGCGCTAAAATCCCCGTAGTGTACCTCCTCCATGGTTACAGCGATAATTATTCCGGGTGGCTCTCCAAAGCCAAAGGCTTCGAGAAAGCAGCCGATCTGCACAATATGCTGATCGTTTGCCCGGACGGCGGTTTCAGCAGCTGGTACTGGGATAGTCCTATCGACCCATCCTACCAATACGAAACCTACATTACAAAAGAACTGATTCCTTTTATAGACTCCGCTTTCAGCACCATCAGCAATAGAAAAGGAAGGGCCATAACCGGGTTGAGCATGGGTGGCCATGGCGCACTGTACCTGGCTTTCCGGCACCAGGACCTGTTTGGCGCGGCAGGAAGTATGAGTGGCGGCGTAGACATCAGGCCCTTCCCCAACAATTGGGAAATGACAAAACGCATCGGGAAATATTCAGAACATCCCGAATACTGGGAGCAACATACCGTGATGAACCAATTGCACCTGCTCACGCCCAATGCACTGGACATCATGATCGATTGCGGCACCGGCGACTTTTTTTATGACGTGAATATGAAACTCCATGAAGCGCTCTTATACAGGAATATTCCCCACGATTTCCTGACGCGTCCCGGGGTACACAACTGGGCTTACTGGCTCAACGCCGTTCAATACCAGTTGCTCTTTATGCACAACTATTTTCAGAAAGCGGCGGCAACGCCCTGA
- a CDS encoding dienelactone hydrolase family protein, whose translation MDQRIINLFDEYTHKPLKRDEFLRRLAVLTGGMATALSMLPKLELNYSNADTTSEYQDKIITERVTYPGKDCTMKGYLARPNSKGKFGTVVVIHENRGLNPHIEDVTRRAALAGFLALAPDALAPQGGTPSNEEEARGLFGKIDNAQNLQNFILAFDYLKSRPESNGKAGCIGFCWGGAMANQLAVHVPDLKAAVPFYGRQPDAADVPKIKAFVQLHYGEMDERVNAGIPAYEAALKAAGIKYELFIYKGAQHAFHNDTAPTRYNEEAAKLAWGRAMELFRKTLS comes from the coding sequence ATGGACCAACGTATCATCAATCTGTTCGACGAATATACGCATAAGCCGCTCAAACGCGATGAGTTCCTGCGTCGCCTGGCGGTGCTCACGGGAGGTATGGCCACGGCTTTGTCTATGCTCCCCAAACTGGAACTGAACTATTCCAATGCCGATACTACTTCGGAATACCAGGATAAGATCATTACTGAGCGGGTTACCTACCCAGGGAAAGATTGTACCATGAAAGGTTATCTCGCGCGCCCCAATTCAAAAGGGAAATTCGGAACAGTGGTGGTGATTCATGAGAACCGGGGGCTGAATCCACATATTGAAGATGTAACGCGCCGTGCGGCCCTGGCAGGGTTTCTGGCCCTGGCGCCCGATGCACTTGCGCCGCAAGGTGGTACACCGTCCAACGAAGAGGAGGCCCGTGGTTTGTTCGGAAAGATCGACAACGCGCAGAATCTTCAGAATTTCATCCTCGCTTTCGATTACCTGAAATCAAGGCCCGAGTCCAATGGGAAAGCAGGTTGCATAGGGTTTTGCTGGGGTGGGGCCATGGCCAATCAGCTCGCTGTTCATGTACCCGATCTGAAGGCCGCGGTACCTTTCTATGGCAGACAACCCGACGCTGCGGACGTGCCGAAAATTAAAGCTTTCGTGCAGCTGCACTACGGAGAAATGGATGAGAGAGTGAATGCCGGTATCCCCGCTTATGAAGCCGCTTTAAAGGCAGCCGGGATCAAATACGAATTGTTTATTTATAAAGGCGCGCAACATGCCTTCCACAACGATACCGCACCTACCCGCTACAATGAAGAGGCCGCAAAACTGGCCTGGGGCAGGGCAATGGAGCTGTTCAGAAAAACACTTTCCTGA
- a CDS encoding T9SS type A sorting domain-containing protein yields the protein MPTGTLTYTDASLSAGAVRYYQVRATVSSGVTPFSNTAAASTVAYVINLNMNDGSPNAPAQLGNWNNTNTIMAEGFVLPNMLNDQGQATGINFNLVKEFSGFNIYGTTTGNNTGVYPDNVMKSFYYLNYADTAKIMISGLTLTHKYSFVFFGSRVNPQTGVSTGYKIGNKSVALDAGNNTSNTVKIEGVVPDANGNVLISVYGLTNFGYLNAMAIEGAPNLNATAPVVTETVTTNTASITALNIAPEANHDALVLSSVSGYPNPFTSEINIRFSLNKPAPAMVVTVCDLFGRIIVKQDLKQLSTGTQQVKLNIPSNIKSGLYIIRINDGDGKTMETLKMIKR from the coding sequence GTGCCCACCGGCACCCTTACCTACACTGATGCCAGCCTGTCTGCAGGCGCGGTAAGGTACTACCAGGTAAGGGCAACCGTAAGCTCTGGCGTAACACCGTTCAGTAATACCGCGGCGGCAAGCACGGTGGCCTATGTGATTAACCTGAACATGAACGATGGCTCACCAAATGCCCCCGCGCAACTGGGCAACTGGAACAACACAAATACCATTATGGCCGAAGGCTTCGTGCTGCCCAACATGCTGAATGACCAGGGGCAGGCGACAGGTATCAACTTTAACCTCGTGAAAGAGTTCAGTGGCTTCAACATCTATGGTACTACAACCGGAAACAATACCGGAGTGTACCCTGACAATGTAATGAAGAGTTTCTACTACCTGAACTACGCTGATACCGCGAAGATCATGATCTCCGGCCTTACCCTTACCCATAAATACAGCTTCGTATTCTTTGGCAGCAGGGTGAACCCGCAAACCGGCGTAAGTACAGGTTATAAAATCGGCAACAAATCCGTGGCCCTGGATGCGGGTAACAATACCAGCAATACGGTAAAAATTGAAGGCGTGGTTCCGGATGCCAATGGCAATGTGCTGATTTCGGTTTACGGACTTACCAATTTCGGATACCTGAACGCAATGGCTATTGAAGGCGCACCAAACCTGAACGCGACGGCGCCAGTTGTTACCGAAACAGTTACCACCAACACCGCATCGATCACCGCGTTGAATATTGCTCCGGAAGCCAACCATGATGCGCTTGTGCTCAGTAGTGTTTCAGGGTACCCCAACCCCTTCACGTCAGAGATCAATATCCGCTTCAGTTTGAACAAACCCGCACCGGCTATGGTGGTTACGGTTTGTGACCTGTTCGGAAGAATTATTGTGAAGCAGGACCTGAAACAACTTTCAACCGGCACACAACAGGTGAAACTGAATATTCCTTCCAATATCAAGTCGGGCCTGTACATCATCAGGATCAACGATGGAGATGGTAAAACGATGGAAACATTAAAAATGATCAAGCGTTAA